One Oscillospiraceae bacterium DNA window includes the following coding sequences:
- a CDS encoding MATE family efflux transporter gives MLQALQRLFSTKYMVKEKDRVGEIPSSKEAYKKTFNLAWPSMTESVLVCLTGAVDTMMVGSISPQAISAVGITNQPKFILLALIFSLNVGITAVIARRKGEENQEGANRCMKQSLMIATILAILLFAIGNLIAEPLLRFAGAGNDIIGDSVTYFRIIMVGIFFNSIGLAINAAQRGVGNTKISMTTNLTANIVNVIFNYFLINGACGFPKWGVMGAAVATALGNFVAFLMALASILPKRRYLSLFSEAKWRFDRHTMGSVTKVGLSACAEQVAMRIGFFLYAKIVAGLGTIPFATHQVCMSIMSISFGFGDGFSVASATLVGQCLGSKRPDMSRIYASICQRIALIISTVLFVLFILFRHEIVGLFTTDQTIIQEGAVLMIIMAFTTHAQTSQVIITGALRGAGDAMYVALTSLLSIAIVRPFLTYLLCYPVGLGLPGAWIGVMLDQFMRLGINWSHFKRGKWTTIKL, from the coding sequence ATTTTGCAAGCACTACAACGGCTTTTTTCCACAAAGTATATGGTCAAAGAAAAAGACCGTGTGGGAGAAATTCCTTCTTCAAAAGAAGCATACAAAAAAACATTTAACCTTGCCTGGCCATCTATGACTGAATCGGTATTGGTTTGCTTAACCGGCGCAGTAGACACCATGATGGTTGGCTCCATCAGCCCTCAGGCGATTTCAGCAGTTGGGATTACCAATCAGCCGAAGTTTATCTTATTGGCTCTGATTTTCTCATTAAATGTGGGCATCACAGCCGTTATCGCCCGCAGAAAAGGGGAAGAAAATCAAGAGGGTGCTAACCGATGTATGAAGCAATCTTTGATGATTGCTACCATCTTAGCAATTCTGTTATTTGCTATTGGAAATCTAATTGCAGAACCCTTGCTTCGATTTGCAGGAGCCGGCAATGATATTATCGGAGATTCGGTCACTTACTTCCGTATCATTATGGTAGGTATTTTCTTTAACTCCATCGGCCTTGCCATCAATGCGGCACAGCGTGGAGTGGGTAACACCAAAATTTCGATGACCACAAATCTAACAGCAAATATCGTGAATGTGATATTCAACTATTTTCTCATCAATGGTGCCTGCGGTTTTCCGAAATGGGGTGTCATGGGGGCGGCAGTTGCCACTGCACTTGGAAATTTTGTTGCGTTTTTAATGGCGCTTGCCTCTATTCTTCCCAAAAGACGCTATTTGTCGCTGTTTTCCGAAGCAAAATGGAGATTTGACCGTCATACCATGGGTTCTGTGACCAAGGTCGGCTTAAGTGCCTGTGCCGAACAGGTTGCCATGCGAATCGGATTTTTCCTCTATGCCAAAATTGTTGCAGGACTGGGAACTATCCCCTTTGCAACCCATCAGGTTTGTATGAGCATTATGAGCATTTCTTTTGGCTTTGGAGACGGCTTCAGTGTAGCATCAGCAACACTGGTAGGTCAGTGCTTAGGATCCAAACGACCGGATATGTCAAGAATTTATGCAAGCATCTGCCAGAGGATTGCTCTCATTATTTCCACAGTACTCTTTGTGCTGTTTATCCTATTTCGCCACGAAATTGTAGGACTGTTTACCACCGATCAAACCATTATCCAAGAGGGTGCGGTACTGATGATTATAATGGCATTTACCACCCACGCTCAGACCTCTCAGGTAATTATCACGGGAGCGCTTCGCGGTGCAGGAGATGCCATGTATGTGGCGTTGACTTCTCTATTAAGCATTGCCATTGTGCGACCGTTTCTCACATATCTTCTCTGCTATCCTGTGGGATTGGGACTTCCCGGCGCCTGGATTGGGGTAATGCTGGACCAGTTTATGAGGCTGGGTATCAACTGGTCTCATTTTAAAAGAGGTAAATGGACAACCATAAAGTTGTAG
- the tuf gene encoding elongation factor Tu gives MAKAKFERSKPHVNIGTIGHVDHGKTSLTAAITKVLAMKGQAQYEAYDMIDKAPEERERGITISTAHVEYETDTRHYAHVDCPGHADYVKNMITGAAQMDGAILVVSAADGPMPQTREHILLSRQVGVPYIVVFMNKADQVDDPELLELVEMEIRELLNEYEFPGDDIPIVSGSALMALECAATDPSAPEYAPILALMDQVDAYIPTPERKADLPFLMPVEDVFTITGRGTVATGRVERGQLKLNDEVELVGLAEEARKIVVTGIEMFRKLLDYAEAGDNVGLLLRGVQRTEIERGQVLAKPGTIKPHTKFKAQVYVLTKEEGGRHTPFFNDYRPQFYFRTTDVTGQIKLPAGTEMCMPGDNVEMEVELIKPIAIEEGLRFAIREGGRTVGSGAVTSVIE, from the coding sequence ATGGCAAAAGCTAAATTCGAAAGAAGCAAACCGCACGTTAACATTGGTACTATCGGCCACGTTGACCACGGTAAAACTTCCTTAACCGCAGCTATTACCAAAGTTCTGGCTATGAAAGGTCAGGCTCAGTACGAAGCTTACGACATGATCGACAAAGCTCCCGAAGAAAGAGAAAGAGGTATCACCATTTCTACCGCTCACGTAGAATATGAAACCGATACCAGACACTACGCTCACGTTGACTGCCCCGGCCATGCTGACTATGTTAAAAACATGATCACCGGTGCTGCTCAGATGGACGGCGCTATCTTAGTTGTATCTGCTGCTGACGGTCCGATGCCTCAGACCAGAGAACACATCCTGTTATCCCGTCAGGTAGGCGTTCCCTACATTGTTGTATTCATGAACAAAGCTGACCAGGTTGACGATCCCGAATTACTGGAATTAGTTGAAATGGAAATCAGAGAACTGTTAAATGAATATGAATTCCCCGGCGACGATATTCCGATCGTAAGCGGTTCTGCTTTAATGGCATTAGAATGTGCTGCTACCGATCCTTCTGCTCCTGAATATGCTCCCATCCTGGCTCTGATGGATCAGGTTGACGCTTACATTCCTACTCCGGAAAGAAAAGCTGACCTGCCTTTCTTAATGCCTGTTGAAGACGTATTCACCATTACCGGTCGTGGTACTGTTGCTACCGGTAGAGTAGAAAGAGGTCAGTTAAAATTAAACGACGAAGTTGAACTGGTTGGTTTAGCTGAAGAAGCTAGAAAAATCGTTGTTACCGGTATCGAAATGTTCAGAAAATTACTGGACTACGCTGAAGCTGGTGATAACGTTGGTTTACTGCTCCGTGGTGTTCAGAGAACTGAAATCGAAAGAGGTCAGGTATTAGCAAAACCCGGTACCATTAAACCCCACACCAAATTCAAAGCTCAGGTTTACGTTTTAACCAAAGAAGAAGGTGGTAGACATACTCCTTTCTTCAATGATTACAGACCCCAGTTCTATTTCAGAACTACCGACGTAACCGGTCAGATCAAATTACCCGCAGGCACCGAAATGTGCATGCCTGGTGATAACGTTGAAATGGAAGTTGAATTAATTAAACCTATCGCTATCGAAGAAGGTTTAAGATTCGCTATCCGTGAAGGTGGTAGAACCGTAGGTTCCGGCGCTGTTACTTCCGTTATCGAATAA